One window of the Pseudofrankia sp. DC12 genome contains the following:
- a CDS encoding pilus assembly protein → MSHAAPRTPPGQDRGSYALEFAFALPVLLLALLVVAGATLDATASAQVGRAARQAARAASLATTPSDVTAIADATARGNLRAGLCHTTGVDTAISTTGELTVVTVVVRCQFDVLVASRTAQASGDAVLDHYRSDPTLTTP, encoded by the coding sequence ATGAGCCATGCCGCCCCGCGCACACCGCCCGGCCAGGATCGGGGGTCATACGCCCTCGAGTTCGCCTTCGCGCTGCCCGTGCTGCTGCTCGCGCTGCTCGTCGTCGCCGGCGCCACCCTCGACGCGACCGCCTCCGCCCAGGTCGGCCGGGCCGCCCGACAGGCCGCCCGCGCCGCCTCCCTCGCGACCACCCCCAGCGACGTGACGGCCATCGCCGACGCGACTGCCCGGGGCAACCTGCGCGCCGGCCTGTGCCACACCACCGGCGTCGACACCGCGATCTCGACGACCGGTGAGCTCACCGTCGTCACCGTCGTCGTGCGCTGCCAGTTCGACGTCCTCGTCGCCAGCCGGACTGCCCAGGCCAGCGGCGACGCGGTCCTCGACCACTACCGCTCCGACCCCACCCTCACCACACCATGA
- a CDS encoding type II secretion system F family protein, producing the protein MVSGVPASGLLTGLAGGCAGLGLFVAARAALSGLPRPARAALWARAGGAWLNGQVTSAAGPTRARRLLLAEDLAIAGRDDAVHTAARLGAALALAIVAATGTAAALPGPAALVTVPLGALVGVALVDRPVRQLATRRRQEARLAVAVYLELTRVLLASGLPLHAVLRLAADAGHGWAFEQIRHALTSAAARQQPPDTGLDALAARIPLAEWRELRLTVTSALRGASPVEAMDSKAIHLRAAEAAAARADAARADAELELPAAAVALVFVAFLTYPLLAALSSTGLTP; encoded by the coding sequence GTGGTGAGTGGCGTCCCCGCGTCCGGGCTGCTGACCGGTCTCGCGGGCGGCTGCGCCGGGCTGGGCCTGTTCGTCGCCGCGCGGGCCGCGCTCTCGGGACTCCCGAGGCCGGCCCGGGCGGCGCTGTGGGCGCGGGCGGGTGGGGCGTGGCTGAACGGCCAGGTCACCTCGGCGGCCGGGCCGACGCGGGCGCGCCGGCTGCTGCTCGCCGAGGACCTGGCGATCGCCGGCCGCGACGACGCCGTCCACACCGCCGCCCGCCTTGGCGCCGCCCTCGCCCTAGCCATCGTCGCCGCGACGGGGACCGCTGCCGCTCTGCCCGGCCCGGCGGCGCTCGTCACCGTGCCGCTGGGCGCGCTCGTGGGGGTCGCGCTGGTCGACCGGCCGGTCCGCCAGCTCGCCACCCGCCGCCGCCAGGAGGCCCGCCTCGCGGTCGCCGTCTACCTGGAACTCACCCGCGTCCTGCTCGCCAGCGGCCTGCCGCTGCACGCCGTGCTGCGCCTGGCCGCGGACGCCGGCCACGGCTGGGCCTTCGAACAGATCCGGCACGCCCTCACCAGCGCCGCCGCCCGCCAGCAGCCCCCCGACACCGGCCTCGACGCCCTCGCGGCCCGGATACCGCTCGCCGAATGGCGGGAGCTACGGCTGACCGTCACCTCCGCGCTGCGCGGCGCGTCCCCCGTCGAGGCGATGGACTCCAAAGCCATCCACCTGCGCGCCGCCGAAGCCGCCGCCGCCCGCGCGGACGCCGCGAGAGCCGACGCCGAGCTGGAACTGCCCGCGGCCGCTGTCGCGCTGGTGTTCGTCGCGTTCCTGACCTACCCGCTACTCGCAGCCCTGTCCTCCACCGGTCTCACCCCCTGA
- a CDS encoding ATPase, T2SS/T4P/T4SS family, translating into MASRGLRPADIVPAVHPVVAIRAPDLRSGGPVAVDEELVAALVAEVGEMVEARLAQARRSGVTVDPADRASLVEDAVAVVLAAARADAAEAGVAPLDLVGQEMVRARAREAGADLGVLGPVLTAAHRFSDVEVNGAVNMVCTERLSGRRVEGPSPFATDVAVWEWAASRAALAGRRFDEANPSVRFRLPNGVRVHALGRVTSVTHLDCRLFTPALDSLAGLAAAGMCGPDVAALLAATAALRVPFGLVLSGGTGAGKTTLLRAWANAAPAERALDRVVTVEDEAELFLDRARFRNLVEFETRESNVDGRGEYSMERYLTADLRRQTPSRVLLGELKPDGGVLPLLLGAGQGIGQGIATTIHALSAADVVARLQTYAAFGSRTVAEPVVLATIARALDLVVHVAHVGGRRVVTEVREIGDYQAGMVTSAQLWAWHPGAGRAVRTEIEMSPALREKLASVTDPRPFAAARTQVGG; encoded by the coding sequence ATGGCGTCGCGTGGTCTGCGCCCGGCGGACATCGTCCCGGCGGTGCACCCGGTGGTGGCGATCCGCGCGCCGGACCTGCGGTCAGGCGGGCCGGTCGCGGTGGATGAGGAGCTGGTCGCCGCGCTGGTGGCCGAGGTTGGCGAGATGGTCGAGGCACGCCTCGCGCAGGCCCGCCGTTCCGGGGTGACAGTCGACCCCGCGGACCGGGCGTCGCTGGTCGAGGACGCGGTCGCCGTCGTGTTGGCGGCTGCCCGCGCGGACGCAGCCGAGGCCGGTGTCGCCCCGCTGGATCTGGTCGGTCAGGAGATGGTTCGGGCGCGTGCCCGTGAGGCGGGTGCGGATCTCGGCGTGTTGGGTCCGGTGCTGACGGCGGCGCACCGGTTTTCCGACGTGGAGGTCAACGGGGCGGTGAACATGGTCTGCACCGAACGGCTGTCCGGCCGGCGTGTGGAGGGCCCGTCGCCGTTCGCGACCGATGTCGCGGTGTGGGAGTGGGCGGCGTCGCGGGCGGCGTTGGCGGGGCGGCGGTTCGACGAGGCGAATCCGTCGGTGCGTTTCCGGTTGCCGAACGGGGTGCGGGTGCATGCGCTGGGTCGGGTGACGTCGGTGACGCATCTGGATTGCCGGCTGTTCACCCCGGCGCTCGACTCGCTGGCCGGGTTGGCTGCGGCGGGGATGTGCGGGCCGGATGTGGCCGCGCTGCTGGCTGCAACCGCAGCGCTGCGGGTGCCGTTCGGTCTGGTCCTCTCGGGTGGGACCGGTGCGGGGAAGACGACGTTGCTGCGGGCGTGGGCGAACGCGGCGCCGGCGGAGCGGGCGTTGGACCGGGTGGTGACGGTCGAGGACGAGGCGGAGCTGTTTCTGGACCGGGCCCGGTTTCGCAATTTGGTGGAGTTCGAGACCCGGGAGTCGAACGTCGATGGCCGGGGCGAGTACTCGATGGAGCGCTATCTGACCGCGGACCTGCGCCGCCAGACCCCCAGCCGGGTGCTGCTCGGGGAACTGAAACCCGATGGTGGGGTGCTGCCGCTGCTGCTGGGCGCGGGGCAGGGCATTGGTCAGGGCATCGCGACGACGATCCACGCCCTGTCCGCTGCGGACGTTGTGGCCCGTCTGCAGACGTATGCGGCGTTCGGTTCGCGGACGGTCGCGGAGCCGGTGGTGCTGGCAACGATCGCCCGCGCCCTCGACCTCGTCGTACATGTCGCCCACGTCGGTGGACGCCGGGTCGTGACTGAGGTGCGGGAGATCGGCGACTACCAGGCGGGGATGGTCACCTCGGCGCAGCTGTGGGCGTGGCACCCGGGCGCTGGACGGGCGGTGCGGACCGAGATCGAGATGTCACCGGCGCTGCGGGAGAAGCTGGCGTCGGTCACCGACCCGCGGCCGTTCGCGGCGGCCCGGACGCAGGTGGGCGGATGA
- a CDS encoding flagellar biosynthesis protein FlgA, translating into MTYAAPRRWDLPAEDGDLYGDAPVPGAGRGVPRWGGVLAGLLLAALGAGLALWLGSGRVQMIDAVALSRPVQRGQVVGVGDLAVVRVAADGGQVRLASPAAARHAVVGRQALVDLPAGTLLSPELVGSVSGPAGTLTLGVAVDAAGLPSAGLRPGDVVDVVGVDAVSKEPLTLASMVTVTEVHAPGGGAGGGNTVVYLAVDAELAPQVAAAAAQGPGVRLLGVTGSTDPGVPAVVPTSAATAVLAPPSAGSSVYAGASSTSRPTTSPGAGVNVPGSGSPTGGLGGQAAGGT; encoded by the coding sequence GTGACGTACGCCGCGCCGCGGCGCTGGGATCTGCCGGCCGAGGACGGCGACCTGTACGGCGACGCCCCGGTGCCGGGTGCCGGCCGGGGCGTCCCGCGGTGGGGTGGGGTGCTCGCGGGCCTGTTGCTTGCCGCGCTGGGTGCCGGGTTGGCGTTGTGGCTCGGCTCCGGGCGGGTCCAGATGATCGACGCGGTGGCGCTGTCGCGACCGGTGCAGCGTGGCCAGGTCGTCGGGGTGGGGGATCTGGCGGTGGTGCGGGTCGCCGCCGATGGGGGACAGGTCCGGTTGGCGTCGCCGGCGGCGGCCCGTCACGCGGTGGTGGGCCGTCAGGCTCTGGTCGACCTGCCGGCGGGGACGTTGCTGAGCCCGGAGTTGGTCGGCTCGGTGTCCGGCCCGGCGGGGACGTTGACGCTCGGCGTCGCCGTCGACGCCGCGGGCCTGCCGTCCGCGGGACTCCGGCCGGGGGATGTGGTCGACGTGGTCGGTGTGGACGCGGTGTCGAAGGAGCCGCTGACGCTGGCGTCGATGGTGACCGTCACCGAGGTCCACGCCCCCGGCGGCGGGGCAGGCGGTGGGAACACGGTCGTCTATCTGGCGGTCGATGCCGAGCTTGCACCTCAGGTCGCGGCCGCCGCCGCGCAGGGCCCCGGGGTCCGGCTGCTCGGCGTCACCGGCTCCACCGATCCCGGGGTTCCGGCTGTTGTCCCGACCAGCGCCGCGACCGCTGTCCTGGCGCCGCCGAGCGCCGGATCGTCGGTCTACGCCGGCGCGTCCAGCACCAGCAGACCGACCACCTCACCTGGCGCGGGCGTGAACGTGCCGGGCTCCGGTTCGCCGACCGGCGGGCTGGGCGGACAGGCCGCAGGTGGCACCTGA
- a CDS encoding DUF2637 domain-containing protein, whose protein sequence is MTPAPTTAARIRTPHRAHPQNSGHTAHAQSFTSPTDATRARHTPTTEGGQPPTAKPGAASRGTQAPTTPTLGPPAEARTTWRDAEFWIRLATIAAVLTVAAIAAAVSYRHMRGVALDHGEDHTAAAIIPISVDGLIVAASMTLLADSRAGRRRTLLPYALLALSSAASVAANVMHAEPTLAARVIAAWPSAALIGAYELLMGQIRAASRAPRNGRDGGPGRRRRTVPAGQTSQIDQVPARRSDAAPSEVAQGRGVPAGPATRASGARTHPRRALVTVPKPGTKREALAALLATVAQDDPRTDYALARDLGPAVDLHISTARRYIGQLRQLDPPGAVAA, encoded by the coding sequence ATGACCCCCGCACCCACCACCGCCGCCAGAATTCGAACACCACACCGCGCCCATCCCCAAAACTCCGGCCACACCGCCCACGCGCAGTCCTTCACCTCGCCGACCGACGCGACCCGGGCCAGGCACACACCAACCACCGAGGGCGGCCAGCCGCCCACCGCCAAGCCGGGAGCCGCAAGTCGCGGCACGCAGGCACCGACCACGCCCACGCTGGGTCCACCGGCCGAAGCGCGGACCACGTGGCGAGACGCCGAGTTCTGGATCCGCCTCGCCACCATCGCCGCCGTCCTGACCGTCGCGGCCATCGCCGCCGCCGTGTCCTACCGCCACATGCGCGGCGTCGCCCTCGACCACGGCGAGGACCACACCGCCGCCGCCATCATCCCGATCTCCGTCGACGGCCTCATCGTCGCCGCCTCCATGACCCTGCTCGCCGACAGCCGCGCCGGACGCCGCCGCACCCTGCTGCCCTACGCCCTGCTAGCGCTCAGCTCCGCCGCCTCCGTCGCCGCCAACGTCATGCACGCCGAACCCACCCTGGCCGCCCGGGTGATTGCCGCCTGGCCGAGCGCCGCTCTGATTGGCGCGTACGAGCTGCTCATGGGGCAGATCCGTGCTGCCAGCCGTGCACCCCGCAACGGCCGCGACGGCGGCCCGGGCCGGCGCCGCCGCACGGTCCCTGCCGGCCAGACCAGTCAGATCGATCAGGTCCCGGCGCGACGGAGCGACGCCGCACCAAGCGAAGTGGCGCAGGGGCGAGGGGTCCCAGCCGGGCCGGCGACCCGGGCAAGCGGCGCGCGGACGCACCCGCGCCGCGCCCTGGTCACGGTGCCCAAGCCAGGAACGAAACGCGAAGCGCTCGCGGCACTCCTCGCCACCGTCGCCCAAGACGACCCGCGCACTGACTACGCGCTCGCCCGCGACCTCGGCCCCGCCGTCGACCTCCACATCAGCACCGCCCGCCGCTACATCGGCCAGCTCCGCCAACTCGACCCGCCAGGCGCTGTGGCGGCGTGA
- a CDS encoding ATP-dependent RecD-like DNA helicase, translating to MDGPRWTLLDATLERVTFANEETGYTVARVDPGRGGELVTVVGSLLGAQPGEFLRMRGRWGSHPQHGRQFQVEDYTTVLPATVQGIRRYLGSGLIKGVGPRLAENIVEHFGAEALDVIDTEPARLIEVPKLGPKRVKAITAAWDEQRAIKEVMVFLQSVGVSTSLAVKIYKKYQDGSVDVVRREPYRLANDVWGIGFRTADTIAQAVGIPHDAPERIKAGLQYCLSESTSDGHCYLPEQRLLTDAAKILEVELAGVIDALGALVAEDGVVREELPGEDPAQPVPAYYLVPFHRAEVSLANQLQRLLDADTDRLGAFATVDWDAARRWLRGRTGADLAPAQDEAVRLALTRKVAVLTGGPGCGKSFTVRSIVEMATAKRAKVLLAAPTGRAAKRLTELTGHPAATVHRLLELRPGGDAAYDRDRPLDADLVVVDEASMLDLLLANKLARAVAPGAHLLLVGDVDQLPSVGAGQVLRDLLADDTPVPHVRLTQVFRQAAQSGVVTNAHRINAGTFPQVTGLPDFFLFACDEAEDAANLTVDVVANRIPRRFGLDPRTDVQVLTPMHRGHAGAGTLNGLLQDALTPAGPGVPERRFGGRVFRVGDKVSQIRNNYDKGTAGVFNGTLGVVTALDLVEQTLTVRTDEGETIPYDFAELDELTHAYALTIHRSQGSEYPAVVIPVTMSAWMMLQRNLLYTAVTRAKKLVVLVGSRKAIGRAVHTATAGRRHTGLAHRLHTSPPRRDTPNLPAAPH from the coding sequence GTGGACGGGCCGCGGTGGACGTTGCTGGACGCGACGTTGGAGCGGGTCACCTTCGCCAACGAGGAGACCGGCTACACCGTCGCACGGGTCGATCCCGGCCGTGGTGGGGAACTCGTCACGGTCGTCGGGTCGCTGCTGGGTGCCCAGCCAGGGGAGTTCCTGCGGATGCGGGGCCGCTGGGGCAGCCATCCCCAGCACGGCCGGCAGTTCCAGGTGGAGGACTACACGACCGTCCTGCCCGCCACCGTCCAGGGCATCCGCCGCTACCTCGGCTCCGGGCTGATCAAAGGGGTGGGGCCGCGGCTCGCGGAGAACATCGTCGAGCACTTCGGCGCCGAGGCCCTCGATGTCATCGACACCGAGCCCGCCCGGCTGATCGAGGTCCCCAAGCTCGGCCCGAAACGCGTCAAGGCGATCACCGCCGCCTGGGACGAACAACGAGCCATCAAGGAAGTGATGGTCTTCCTGCAAAGCGTCGGGGTCTCGACCTCGCTCGCCGTGAAGATCTACAAGAAGTACCAGGACGGCTCGGTCGACGTGGTCCGCCGCGAGCCCTACCGGCTCGCGAACGACGTGTGGGGCATCGGTTTCCGGACCGCGGACACCATCGCCCAGGCCGTCGGTATCCCGCACGACGCCCCCGAGCGGATCAAGGCCGGTCTACAGTACTGCCTGTCGGAGTCGACCAGTGACGGCCACTGCTATCTGCCCGAGCAGCGGCTGCTCACCGACGCGGCGAAGATCCTGGAAGTCGAGCTGGCCGGGGTGATCGACGCCCTCGGCGCGCTCGTCGCCGAGGACGGGGTCGTCCGCGAGGAGCTGCCCGGTGAGGACCCGGCGCAGCCGGTGCCCGCCTACTATCTCGTGCCGTTCCACCGGGCCGAGGTGTCGCTGGCCAACCAGCTGCAGCGTCTCCTGGACGCCGACACTGATCGGCTCGGCGCGTTCGCGACCGTGGACTGGGACGCGGCCCGGCGCTGGCTGCGCGGGCGGACGGGCGCCGATCTCGCGCCGGCGCAGGACGAGGCGGTCCGCCTCGCGCTGACCCGCAAGGTCGCGGTGCTGACCGGCGGGCCGGGCTGCGGGAAGAGCTTCACGGTCCGCTCGATCGTGGAGATGGCGACGGCGAAACGCGCGAAGGTGCTGCTCGCCGCGCCGACCGGCCGCGCCGCCAAGAGACTGACCGAGCTGACCGGCCACCCCGCAGCAACCGTGCACCGCCTGCTGGAGCTGCGCCCCGGCGGCGACGCCGCCTACGACCGCGACCGCCCGCTGGACGCCGACCTCGTCGTCGTCGACGAGGCCTCGATGCTTGACCTGCTGTTGGCGAACAAGCTCGCCCGCGCGGTCGCCCCCGGCGCCCACCTGCTGCTCGTCGGCGACGTCGACCAGCTGCCCTCCGTCGGCGCCGGCCAGGTGCTGCGTGACCTGCTCGCCGACGACACCCCGGTCCCGCACGTCCGGCTGACCCAGGTGTTCCGCCAGGCCGCCCAGTCCGGGGTCGTCACCAACGCCCACCGCATCAACGCAGGCACCTTCCCCCAGGTCACCGGCCTGCCCGACTTCTTCCTGTTCGCCTGCGACGAGGCCGAGGACGCCGCGAACCTCACCGTCGACGTCGTCGCGAACCGGATCCCCCGCCGGTTCGGCCTGGACCCCCGCACCGACGTCCAGGTCCTCACCCCGATGCACCGCGGCCACGCCGGCGCCGGCACCCTCAACGGCCTGCTCCAGGACGCGCTCACCCCTGCTGGCCCCGGCGTCCCGGAGCGGCGATTCGGCGGCCGGGTGTTCCGCGTCGGCGACAAGGTCAGCCAGATCCGCAACAACTACGACAAGGGCACGGCCGGTGTCTTCAACGGCACCCTCGGCGTCGTCACCGCCCTCGACCTCGTCGAGCAGACCCTGACCGTGCGGACCGACGAGGGCGAGACCATCCCCTACGATTTCGCCGAGCTCGACGAGCTCACCCATGCCTACGCACTGACCATCCACCGCTCCCAGGGCAGCGAATACCCCGCCGTCGTCATCCCGGTGACGATGAGCGCCTGGATGATGCTGCAACGCAACCTGCTCTACACGGCCGTCACCCGCGCCAAGAAACTCGTCGTCCTCGTCGGCTCGCGCAAGGCCATCGGCCGTGCCGTGCACACCGCGACCGCCGGCCGCCGCCACACCGGCCTCGCCCACCGCCTCCACACCAGCCCACCGCGGCGCGACACACCGAACCTCCCCGCCGCCCCGCACTGA